taagttaaaatgttaaaatggaCCGCTGGAGAGAATTTCAAGAACTATACGATAAAAGAGCATCGTTTATGACCAGTTTTTACTAGAATAATATTGTTCCTCtactattatacttttatattcttttaattCCTCGTAAATCTGTGCGGGAGACAGAGGACAGACAGTTTGCCCAGGCAGTGGGACACGTCAACtaaaggtttaaaaaaatcgtaacgTTTCAGCAGAttcaaattgatattttatgacttcaagtcggttaaaaatataattaaaaatgcattGTTGATCCATGGAGTACGATTGTTGTAACCTCTGCTATATGTAGTAGCCATATTTCACTCCTACATAAGTAGAGGACTTGTAATGTTAAGCTTAGATATAGGTTTAACAGGATTTACTAGGCCCCGCGCTTTTCAATATGATATCTATAGCGAGTGTATTAAAATTCGAAATTGAAGAACTCGTTCCTTGCTAATGAGTGCGTGAAAATTTGTGCAGCACTTTATAACTTccagtaattattttgttacagatactttttacagtatttattttgtaacaataaaaaagcatTGCGCATGTCAaagtgtcaaaaataaatatcaatgtctgtcaaattttcgaaatacattacattacatgcacaaaataaacgaaaaaatacattatcataATGAGTGAAAGCAAAGTAAGTTCCGAAAGGGAATTAATAGAAGGAATAAAGGAGCTCTTAAAGAAAAACGgccattttaataaattacaggCAGAGGTAATTACAATTTGGAATTGCTTTTAAATTGCtttccatatttttgtaaattatctCAATTCTATTACTATTTTGAATTCgggcatataaataaataaatatattaggacaaatcacacagattgagctagccccaaagtaagttcgagatttgtgttatgggatactaactcaaggatactatatttaataacaaatacatatatagataaacatccaagacccgggccaatcagaaaaagatcattttccatcatgacccgaccggggatcgaacccgggacctctcggtttagtggcaagaactttaccactgcgccaccgaggtcgtcaaaatataatttcaaatataatttcaggAAAGCTTAAAGACAAAGTTACGCTTGTGTTTcttacagaaataataatatttcttcgggataaaaggtgcCCTGTACACTCACAATGTAGGTAGTCACACTATGAGTCACTGCGTTGAGATATATAGATATCTATAATTTCCATTCATTTCCTAATCTCCAAAAACTTACAGACGCGCGCGAAAGTGACCCAAGCGTTGCAAGAACGACAACTGCCCCAAGGCTCTGTACCACCCACGCCCACCGACGAAGTGTTGCTGGTGAACGAACTAATCAGGGAATACTTAGAATGGAATGGTTACTTATATACAGCGACGGTTATGACGTCAGAAGCCGCGTTGCCTCAAGAGAAGAAGTCTCGGTCTAACTTGTGTTTGGAAGTAGGAGTAAGGGATAATGAAAGGTCCTCGGCTCTGCCCTTATTGGCTAACATAGTGTCAGCTTACACGGAAAGGATTAAGcgtaaaatcaataaaagcaAGAAAGAGATGGTTCAACAAGCCAAATTGAATGTGAATTTGACTGGAACATAGTTTTTGTTgagtttataatcaaaatatattgtacccacttagctgttttttttttaatttttcaaagcTCTACTAAAAAACTGTGGAGCGTTAAGCGATGTATGAGGTGATGGTTAAGCCCACACGTGGATCTAAAGATCTCATATTCGAATCCTGTATGTAAGCGTATAataaacaagtaaaaaaaaaactttttaacaatCCTTGCGTTGAGtattcgaaaaataaaattgattttcacTATGTTACTTTCCTATGGCGTTGCACAGCcgccatgtttgttttttgtaacGTCACGTCGCATCTAAGATCATTCGGCCAGCTAAGAcgaatgtaacgataccttaattatgtaaatccgTTCAGCGGCGTTGGAGACATGAGGAATTAAAGAATATTACACATACATGCAAGATACGCGAGAATAACAATACCCTTTGCGGTcgggtaataaaaatacatttacaagTTTAACGTCATAGTAACTTTGTCTTTCAAGCTTCTTGTTCCCGAAGTATCGCTCTACTTGGCTGAATTATGTACTTTGGTGTgacttttaacaaaaataacttcaaCTTGTTCCATactgaaattatatttcttcaaaaaaataaactgaataaaCACAATTACAGTGCAATATTTCGTGATAAAGTACAACAAATATCAactaagttaatattttttcacgttTTCCATAGAtcttagtaggtaggtatatagtcAAAAATAAAGCTATCGATGATTACATTTACTTATCCCcgtctaaaattaaaatgtgttataCACATTCCGGTATTGAAATAGGTCAATCCCCGGAAGCCAATCCCAGTATCCTACTTTCCTTACTTTGTATCTTATGCAGATTTGAAATCCCCATCGAATGGATCTTTTTAACATGTATGGAGTCGGCTGCCACAGAGAAATGCGAACAAACTCAACATTTATACTCAAAGAGCCATTACATTAATCAGGCTTTGGACGAGCAATCCTTTGAGTTTCTAAGGAGCTGAGTACCAGATGGAGAACACACCACTCAACTTGTATCTTCGGTTCCAAATCGAaaacataaaagtaaattacttataaaatagtaaatctttCGATACATTTTCTGAAATCGTGCTAAAATTCACtctgtaattttcttttaaaatctaCGTAAGTACATTTCTGAacgcaatttatttatataatggaTTCGAATAATATCGTAAGTAATCCtcgaaagaatttttaaattgtagactaaataaataaataaaaaaaatttaaacaaaatatttttgaattaacaTAATGAATGAACAAAGtggacatatttatttatttatacagataaataaatattatgaacaaACCGCACAGATTGAATcagcccaaagtaagttcgagacttgttttatagTACAATACCCATGTCAATATGGAAAAAATCAATTTctatgttgacctgaccggggattgaacccgggaccagcTTTGCATTCCGGCATGATGACTAATAAGTCAtcgaattaaatttgtttattttgataaatcatATCGCTCccatttatctatatactcTGTGTGTAGGACTCTCATTTGGTATCTAAAGTACATctcttttaatatatattacccTTATAATAAAGAACTCAGCTTTTTCATTCAGTGATTGATGATACGATTTATGAGAATGCATCGATATGATTTGAAGTTATCTTGTATATCAGCGCTATTGATAGAGAAACTTACGatttgcgccattgtgacgcaagaACAatcacactgcaatgtgattggatCGCttcgtctcacttcgaatcaattCGGTGGTGataagtgaaatgcaaacccacacTAACCACTCAGGTTATTATATCGAATTGATTTCTTGgtggtaggtagtcgtaaaagtcatgtcaaatgcctttaggcgtcTTGAATAagatctgacaccagtgttagcaacacATACTCGATGGGAAAAAGGTGATACGATTTACAAATGTACATACTAGTTTTTGCTTGCGGCTgcacccgcgtgaattttccgCCCTCTCCATACGCCTAACtataagtatacaaaatttcatgaatattgtaacataatatacaaatatactttCCCATTcgattttacttattataattaagtaaggTTAGAATTCGTGTACTTATTCGATTTCTTTATACCTGTTacacacttttatttttgacgtctGTGCCGCTCAAAGCTGTGtcggaaatttatttatacctctGAGAAATCGGAAAATAAACGAACTAAAGGCAATTTGTTAAATCAAACACGCACGAATCAATGAACATGTATTTAATTCCGTTTGAAGAGCACCCATttaaaaatttcgaaaaaGCCCTTGCTAGTACACAATTTCATTACCCTTCGATCTTGaaggtaataaaaacaatggaaCAACAATAGAATCTCAGTTAGATCAGTCGGAAACGGAGTTGATAGGTAAATACATCACTAGTGGCTCGTCTTGTCTTCGCTAGGTTAAAACTAGAATAAACTATACACCGAAACTTACCTTcaaggaatcacactatcaatcaatcaatcaattcaattaaattcaaatcatagTTTAGAGATGCAAGCGAATTACAATAATagctttattttaatcaatgttatataaaatgtcttGTCAAATTTTTTAGCAAATAGTTtgttaaaatcaatttcaGAAAATCACCTATATTCGTATGTTATTTGATAAATGACAACAGATTCTATGCGCAATGGCTAGACGCACTACTAAAGCTTTAGTAGCAAATTCAGTGGTTCCaaaactatatgtattattacagCATCCACCAGGTTTTGCATTTTATTCTGCAGCTGCTTGCtaggtggttctcagagcgtttcgaccgctgagGCCGCGGTGTCATTACgatcaataaattttcttgaggaggaaataatttccaaaatctaTCATTCATAGAATtaacatttgacgacctcggtggcgcagtggtaaagtgcttacctctgaaacgagaggtctcgggttcgatccccggtcgggtcatggtggaaaatgatgaatgaaatcccatgatctttttctgattggctcagatcttggatgtttatctatatatgtatttgttataaaatatagtatcgttgagttaatatcccataacacaagttttgaatttactttgggactagctcaatctgtgtgatttgtcctaatatatttatttattattttaacattacaagttttttttcaacaagttactaactaaaaatacttgaaaaaGTAAACCTTCCTTTATAAACTTGGAAATAAAcaggctttttattttatatatttattaaaatattcgtaAGAAAGTAACACCTAAATCGCGAAAAAATCTgctgttccatacaaaatcaaatgcCTAAGTTGAGAAGAAAATGTATCAATCAGCTGATAtcttttttcgcgatttcaggGTTGCTCCCATaagaaaagttgttcagaatcatagACTGAGCGCATGTAGGTTTACATGCTCAGATATGATATCTACCactaataggtataataagaATACCtatcaatgtataaaaagtcacacTGTGTTTACTTTTATGCTTACATAGTTTGAGAACCACTGGATTATGTTGCTTGTAGCGTTGAAATATTACTGTATATTAAGCCCTTTGGGTCAATATACTCGTAAAGGGCTTAATTTGTAACATGGATCTGATTTTAGCGATACCTACACTGAAGTATTGTATATTGATTTAAGAAGCTAACCCGTATTTGTATTACAGGAGGCTGTTCTTACTATtcctacttatatatttactgtgatttttttttgtgtaactgtggcgtgtggttccgccctagattaTGACCACTCCACATGGAGGGATATCAGGCAGGTGGCCGGTTGTGAAATTaaagccgaatcttcaaaattttaagggtttttttacgctgaccccgcgTTTTGCCGCTTCACAACTCATGCAAAGATAATCTATTATGAGAACTTATCCCAGAAGGGACTAAcatccttttattttttgtaaatgctcATTGACGTCATCAAAATTCGTTCATAAATCTAGTTAGCTAAGTTAACTTAtagacattaaataaatacatctgaaaaacaataaataaattatattagtctTTAACTTCGATTTTCACTATAACGTTttgtaacatttatcagttaggATACAAATGAAAGACAATAAATCTGACAAATAGAAGGCACCTCGTAATATCTAAAGGCATTTTAATGGTGGTATATGGGAATGGCATTCATCTTTAGGGGAAATTGAATCGTCTGGCTTGTCGGCATCGCGTGAGACTATTCGAAATCGCTCGCTGATCGAGTGAGTGATCCCCCTAAAAGCACTTATAATACGAACACACGGCTTACAAGTTTAACAAACAATTCGGTAAGGTGAATCGAGTAGCCCGACAACCCTAGCAACTAATTTAACAACGttacttgaaaaatattgtggttgcactagtcaactttgacgttaacttcaaCCGGCACGCCACGTCGATCGTTGAGAAAAAAATGAGCTATTACCGTTCCTCCAATTGGTAGGAAGAGGGGGAATATTTTCTCTCTTACTTACTTTCATCGAGGACTATAATTTTCCGCAATTAGGCCTCTTGTCTGGGCCCTTTCTGCGTGCGGAGTCTGAGCCGCTGAATATTCCAGCCAGCCCAGCTTCTTCAGAAGGCGGAGCACCGCCGATAGCGTACGGCAGGCTTCGCCTATGATCCCTGGATTTCCCAGGAACTCTTCTcttgttgaatattttcttcCATTTCTTCgattaaatagattttgttttttatcacTTGCTAAAGTAACCttaatttttgacaattcACCCTtaatttttggaataaaaattatcttaaatgtaataatgaaatagctattattttttaacaggCTGTtgtaataaactaattttactaAGTTTCTGTAGATGGTATTTTCTATGTTCATGAACTTATGTTATTACGAGTTATATtggtaaaattgtttttttttttttggcttTACAAAACTTTCATGATTCTTGACTATCGTGTGTCACATTACGCCTGAACATCCCATTGTACCAATCGTATTTTCGCTTCTATTACTTCAGGTAATCAGTTCTGGACAATGGCTGTTCAATGCTGAACAGAATTCGCAAGATGAATGCGGAACATTGACTGTCATTGGACAATGATCGGATCGAGTGGCCATTTCCTGGATTCCGTGTAAAACTTTTCATCTCCGATCTAGTTTGCTATATATGATCCGTGATTGCTTTATTGtcgtgtgatttgtccgaGAAATCATTGACGActcaaggttttttatttctaagttAATGTTGATGCcagttttcaaataaatgtggatgatataataattttctattgaatgaaaatataacgTTTAATATTGACATAACAGGGAGGTAATAATCATATGAACCGATTAAAGGATAAAAATTCTTGACAGCATTCCGAAAAGGGGTTGGCATCTGGCAAACGACCAGCCGTAAAATTACagctaaatcttcaaaattgaaagGTTTTAAAGCTGATTCTTAATTTTGAGCGGATACTAGACTC
The genomic region above belongs to Plodia interpunctella isolate USDA-ARS_2022_Savannah chromosome 7, ilPloInte3.2, whole genome shotgun sequence and contains:
- the LOC128671264 gene encoding centrosomal protein 20-like, coding for MSESKVSSERELIEGIKELLKKNGHFNKLQAETRAKVTQALQERQLPQGSVPPTPTDEVLLVNELIREYLEWNGYLYTATVMTSEAALPQEKKSRSNLCLEVGVRDNERSSALPLLANIVSAYTERIKRKINKSKKEMVQQAKLNVNLTGT